The DNA window agctaaaaagaaatgacacgtattttttgttttggctgaatatgatacttttttcaagttattagatttgtaacttttgaagtttataaaatcgaacatttttcaatcactgatagcatggaaaaaatattatttacaaaaagtagtttttgcatgagcttaccgaaaagaacataaaaaatattttttcttctatACCTTATGAAATCTGCAATTAttataaacaaattgattttttttaaagttgggccaattttaaatattaagaatcatgtttaatcttttttttgtgaaaaaatatggagtggatatcaaaatactgtGCGAGATATTACAGTTATAAACTGAAAACAAGCCAATTTTACACTTAACGACCAGTGACAGACCTGTTATAATTGTATTATCTTGTGAAGTACTTGGAGATCCATTCCGAAATTTTTACCTAATCTTcgcaatataattataaatgatttcaaaaaataataaaatgtttttggctcaacttaaaacaaatttaacttatgtattctgcaaataCTAGAAGCAAATTTGTTattagcaaaaacaaatatgccttgcaaaaaaaatttcggtgagctcatgcgaaaaggaaacttttattatttaatattttttctacaaattGAATAGTTTCTGAGTAGAAGATTCATTGATTCCAGCGGATACTGAGTAGATGTACCTACGGGTCCGCTACCCCCCCTTTTGGTCTTTCATACAGTGGTATGCTGAATgcagaattgtaacgaaatttgAGCGTACTGTTAAGTGGAGCCGCATGCAGAGCACGACTCGAGCTAGGATGGTGGCTaccaacatacatacatacaaattgaatagtttctgagttatcagtgattgaaaaatgttcaattcaataaaattcagaattttACAAGctcataaattgaaaaaaataatcataTTCAACAGAAACAAAACATAGTGTGaacaattttcagctaaagattgcaaaaaaaattttggttgtaaatctgacgtggaattactcatatataatattttatatGGATACCAAATTGATTTATCGACGGCCTTGTTGTGATTCTTCTGACTCAAGGTAAATACATATAAGTACACTTGGTGTGCACAGGCCGTCTAtattgacacggctcaatgcattagcttgGCCAAACCGTGGGTATTTCTTTATGTTTACAAATTGTAGACGGAAAAGATGGGTCAATAATGTTAGAGATACAGAGTGGTAGAGTAATTATGCCTATTAAATCGGACACATTGTTGATAATCTAGTtgcatttcaaaaataataaagcaataAATGCCGGTTGTCatggtaaagatagatacgtctacctttatcaggacacatgttagtgaactcgggtgattcgtagttattctgcctaagctcgaccctcattaacagaaggcaaagattaagcccgtacgatattaagcctgttctaatgacccttccACTTCTagtctgtttacttcacatccttgctctcacttgagtactatggccctaagtttcataactttccctacccagtaatctctagctaattgaatgtcgttaaaacgtaaaaaataaagcaataaattctttaaaaactacaaggggcagccctatggggttgcacgaactgtaaacgtaggactatactgcccatgatcgcaaacctgtcccataaagataggaaatcccatagaaaacgggacaaatatgcgatcacgggtagtatactacttaatgtaaaatctTTATTTTCcaagtacatttagagtaataataaatcaaatatatttcttacgaatagtttaagcacaactaatcaacatcgaatgttacatattgaaccaaaccttctcgGTTATCAAATTATTTCATTTGTAGCAGGCGATCGAATccaattaaacttatttgagaagatctgacgaaagaagacagaaaaccgtgaccgaactaataccTGAAACTATTGCacaagcttttaaaaattgtaaaaacttttcgattgtgtgtggtaaaaacccggaccggtgaagaaaaatcaaattttagacgatataatcacatttcatgtgtagaacaagctttctagttttattttgcAATCATTTTAACTGTCCTAAAGTACgtatacaaatatagcgaatgcagtggtcttaatcatatatctgtgctttccatcgatccgtgtaaatttgttgctaagaaagttttcgtctttgcgcaatgaaagcacagattgctatcatgcaggttacacATGCATCCGTTAACAAACAGAGATgctacattgaaatctgtgtttcggtcaaaaataccATTTTACCATGTGTGatgactgaaacaggaaaaaatctgtgataaatttccgaaaaatcacaaaattgtcaaaaatctatccaattttcatcaaaatgccaaaaatctaccATCTGTGAAAaggaatctgtgatcaaaaattgtgaaaaaaatctctgacattacagaaaaatctgtaaatatagtAACCCTGCCAACAAATTTGATATACCTACATTCgccacaaacattgaacccaagcgaacaaagcaaaatgagtcaacgctgatgatgaagGGTAGAGAGACAACTAGtatcacgacactatgttaaccgtgtttgcaaatggagctcgaatgtacaagcgattttgtgtaggaataactgtattcgagattgtacataaaagtgtgctggaaacgagcacaacacaaaaaaaaGCATAGCACTAGATAGCGTACCTTCGcaagcagtgtaacggacttctcactcagctacactggctgtgaaaacacacagcgcagtgatctgctccgcctgccgttcaacaggcaactgagcttgtccggccaaattcgttctttaaatagtcgatgataacgttattcatagaagcgtagcgcgataggtacacaaatctgtcgtaccgggcttgtgaagcgctatcttctgtgtgtaattgcgcgatattttgacaaggttgtatattatttaaatttttaatgccatgatatcaaaaatctttgggtttatctattgaaatccattcttaaaagtatttcggggcgattcgcgcaaaaaatttgaaaatttatcgggagatggctgaattatttgcgttcaaaattggaccacttttcgttgcatattatttttgtagaatttgtaaagtgcacccccatatcgaaaacaaagacgtagtcctacgtcaaaaaatggCCGATTCTTGAAATAAATCTTCACGACCGTATAACAGTATATCGCATCGTAGCTGATCTCTTGTTTTGCGGCAGCTtattttttgcttatatgaCCAATTTTGGGGTTTGTAATCAACTAATTCTCAACGGCGtaaacttgttttattcaaGTTCTTTCATGTACTAGCCATCGAGTTAATTCTAAGCGCTACTCAATTCCACTCGTGTTCAGTGCTAGTCCATAGCAGCATTAGGTAACGCACAGCTTTCATACTTCTTATTCGCGCACGTTGGCTGcccctattttttgtctgcagcTGAAGTCATTTGTCTGCTCCGCTCACTGACAAACAGAAttattaagaaaataaataaagttgTGACGACCGCTCCGGGGTCAAATTATCAGATAGTCCCATGACGATTGTTAGCAATCTCTGTGGCAAACCCAAGAATTTTGACATCCATATTGCTAGGAttctttgaaatttacaaatagtATTTCAAAGCTGGGACACACCTCCAGGGCCGGGTATCCGGAAACAAGATCTCATGCTATTCCTTATAGCAGGTTTAAAAAAGTAGATGACTTCCTGATTCCAAACCACctacaaatatttgaataagtttaaaattataatagtaaTGATCATTACCCTGTCAGTCTGCTATGCGGTAGAAACGACCAAAACGTTCGCTCAGGTCTACATCTTCAATTTTATCTCACTAAAATTTATGCCTAGTGATGTACTATGATGTCACCAAGTTTCAGGTTCTAGTTATGGAAAGCACAttgtaattttaattgaaatctGGAAAGGTACTCGCGTACTATGTCGTTACCTAACGGTTAAACACTCGACTCCGCTTAATAATTCAATGTTTTCAATATGGGTTTCCGTGTATAATAGAACTGTATGAAGATGACTTTCGCAAGATTCAGTTTCAATATCGCTAACATACGGGCGGATacgacaatatttaaaatcaacaaatagtGTATTTAACCGAAGTTTGCCTCCCTTTTGCTACGAAGCTTCACTCATCTCACAACAAACAGACAAACGATCATCGCAAAAAAATCGGCAGTGTATTATCACTCACCATAGATCGTGGAGACTGTTACGTTTGCTTAACTTAAAGCATTAACTTGAGCAGAGATAGAATATACACTAGTGTCCTTTTTTGTGTGCTGCTATTGCCAGATTGCATTAAAAatcgctttatttatttatttgtttgtatttattataTTCCAAGATGGAATTTCCAACTGACCTTTTCACTGCCGTTCAACGCATAATTGTCTTATGTATAGAGGGAAtctcatagaacatgggacgaaTACGATCTTAACGGCAGATTAGAGGATACTTAATTTCTGAAATGACGATTGGGTGGGAAAAATCATAAGCAGGCAAATGAGAGACTAAAAAACTGTTTGTCTCAAATCACAAGTACACTTACCAAAAACCGGTTTCTATAATTTGTTCGCAGACCTGTCTGTGTTTTCTTGTGAATATTCGACTTTTTCTTGAATTATGCCCCTACTTTAAAGTTGTGAAAAAGTGCTGGATGATTTTGTATCAACAACACAATCattattaaccttccggaagtcgcgcaaatggcccactgaacgagcaaccgctggtgcgctcagacgatttcgctagattttcagagcagcgtgcactcagtgcactagcgtgacttccggaaggttaaaaagAAGAATCCAAATCTAACCAGAACATAGAAAGCGGATTATTACTGCACAGAAGTGGTTAAAACCGCTTCTGTAAACAATCTTCTTGGTACATATTCTGGGATACCTTCCTGTTGGTATGAAGTTTTTATTGGTTCACCCACTGTTACAGAAGACCTGCTTAACTAAATATTTCTTGTGAAATTTAGACTTCTCTATCGTTCAGAATTACTTTAATACTtcatttcgttacataccatgaaGCATGGTTGAAGTCTTCTACGTCCAAGTTTTGTAATCCATTGCCACACAGGAAAAATTGGTAGAATATCCACGCTACAATTTTCGAAGAAGTGTTTAGCCCTCATATTCTGCCTATCACTATAATTCGGAATAATCAATACCTTCAATGACTTCGTTCCTTAATGATGCTTCGAATTATACACAAACACATTtgacgtttttattttattattttattagtgtacgaGCAGAATGTTTGTCTCACTATCGAATCCATTTCGTCGTTTCTTAAGATTGTATTTTGCATTTCTTTTATATGTAGCTGATGGCAATCGAGTATTAGACGTTTTGGAAACGGTGTGAACAGAGCTTGCCGATTAGCCAAGCTTTTTAGAACTATTCCAATGAGATATCTTTTGATTTCCGTTTGGACCGCACATATTATTTCTAATTCGCATTTCTTTCGACCCATTTTTGAAAGCGCATTTAACATGTCAACGAATTATGTATTTTTGGATAAAAAAGACATACGTCCATATTtgtgaaaaaattcatttttggtTGAATATATCAAGAGATCTATGTGTTTTTAGGTTTCCATATTTTGTCGCGAACAAACTTTACATTGCAAATTGACCTAAGAATGGGTTACAACCACCTTCAAGGGTGTTTGGAATATAATAGAGTATGTTAAAACGGTGCctacttaaccctccggaagtcgcgcatgacactgaatgagcagccgcagtTGCCCAAAGACAATTCGCTAGCTTTCCAGAGctgcgtgcactcagtgcaccagcgcgactgccggaagattAACGGAAGATCCCAGACTCATCACCATTTCCACACAGACTAAaatacataacactatgaggaaattcatcCCCAAAATGTCAATCCGCTTATTTTTCCAGAACACTCCTccttttatacacggtcccaTACACTCATTTGCTTGTCGGTCATCCCTCGAGCCTGGTAAcaattttttcagatttggaaATATCTAAATTACATGACAGTTAAAAGACCAAAAGTGGTTTAATTGAAATGGAAGatacaaaaagtttaaaactaactaaaaatgaaaaaatggtgTAAGCTCAAACGATAGACattcaaaaatatatatttaatttgatttgtttgggCACTCTggaaaatttattaaaaggtctggaaaaacctggaaaatcagggaattCCATGTTCAGAAATGAGTCGACACCCtggtttgttctgaatggtagtaagtgtaattttatgtcattgcgcgtgtaaagtttttgtttcatgtaaaattgaacggaaCATGGTTCTGTTCCATTATTTCGTAAATTTCGGTTTGTTAAAATGtgccatgtttgcaattacgccaatatgataaaattcatatttcttGGTGTTTACGCTATGCCCCTAAGGTTAATTTATAGAcaactggaaaaaaaactggTAATATTCTCTGAGCTCACAAATGTGCGCGATTATCTTACAATATGAAAACTTAAACTACTGTTTCCTAAaacttaaaattaaaataataccGTTGCAATCTCGTTACCGCAGGAAACGTTTCATTCCCCAACTATCAGCGTCGCATCACATCCTCCTACCATTCACGCAATAAAAACTCGCGACGTGCGCCGAGGAAGTAACGACTGTGCACAGAAATTCGAAACTGCAAACTGGACGATTTGATTTCGTTATTTTCCGCCTACTCTTGACGTGGCGGCTAGTCGTTGACGGCGGCGGAGGGGGGAACCCGTTACGTCGCTGACTGCTCGTGTGAACTGCTCGAAAAAAGCATAATAAAAGATATAGCGGAAATAAAATGAATGCTGATGCTGGTGAAAGTGGCTCTTTCTCTTTGCATTAGTACCTACCCACCGGCCGAGCAacggcagcagcagcaacagcagcaggagTGCTGCAGCAGTTTGAAGTTCAATGCACTCTTTCCCGGCGGCGAACGGACTAGTATTGTTGCTACCGTTTCGGCAATGTTCGGATGGAGTTCATTCAACTCGGCGGTTAGTTGGACGGTTCGGATCGCGAGTGAAGTTCCTGGATGGTTTgacgtatttatttatttgcaatAGAGTCTGCTGTTTTATTGTGagacatttttttccattcgACTAAGTACCGTTGTGATGTTCAATTTGAATTGGATTAAAGCTAAGGAAAACATAAAAGTACTTTCTTCGGTTCGCGTTTACTCACGTGATGATGCGTAGAATTACGGAAGCAAATGTGTTCTGGCCAATGCCAGAATAGGAGCACCGGTTGGAGGGTCGGGTAGTTCGCCCGAGCTTCCGGCAATGTCGAGATGGGAGTACTTGATCGGACGATTCGATTTGAGTCCGTGTTTTTCTAAACCAGAAGCAAGCATAATGAACGCAACTGGtctctgaaaatatgaaaacaagCATAATATTTACATGTTTAAAGAACTACGCATTGCAGTACCTGGTGTCCGCGAACAGATTTGCTGGACGGCATCTTTTGGGCTTGCACCACATCCTCCCCGTAACACTCGCCAGCATGGGAATCAAAATCTTCCTTTCTCAGAATAGAAATTTCGAACGGATCGCCTATTTTTTCACCTTGTTCCTGCAGACGCAATCCATGTCCCGCTGCTCTAGCTGGTCCATTGTCCATAACGATGGAGTGATTTCCTACGGCCAAGACAGCATGTCCCGTCAACGTGGCGATCGTAAACATATGAACATCGGGCATGTTTTCTGCGATCACACGTTCTTTCATTTGACACAAAGCATCAGCCATTGCCATACGACCTTCTGCATCGGTATTTATAACACGCACCCGGGCACCGGCTCTCGATGTAATGACCTCATCGGATACGTAGCACTCTTCACCGACCGAATTACGAACCATACACATAACGCCAATCACATGTACTCCCTGGGGTTGCATCTGCTCTACAATCTTCATAAATCCAGCCACGGCAGCCGCCCCACACTTATCTCGGCTCATGCCAGCCATGCAACCACCAGTCTTAATGTCAGCGCCACCAGTGTCATATGTGACACCCTTTCCCACAAGGATAAGAGTCTTCTTTGGAGGGCTATTCGATTTGTACTCCAAGAAGATCAGTCGTCCCTGATGACGCGGGACGGACGCGGCTGCACGATTCACTGCAGCAAACAAAGGGTATTCTTTCAACAGAACAGCTTCGTCGGAGATCACGGTTTTGAAGATGAGATTTGCATCCAGGACACCTTCATCTAGATACTTCTCAACACGTGGAGGTGCCATGCGTTCCGGATCCCCACCACCGATGTCACGAGCCACAAAACGACCAGCCTCGAACGCTTTAGCTTCTTTCATGATAGCTGTAAGTTTACCTGAATCCGGATGGTAAAAGCCGATCTGATCGAAACGCTGCTTTTTCTCAGGAATATCCTCCCGAAGTTGCAAAGGAACGTACAGTTCAGCCAAAGCTCCAAGTACCGAAACCAAATCGGCTTCCACAAAGTCCTTGTTAGTCGGCACAGCTAGCAACGGTTGCTTGGCACCGGCCTTAATTGCCCGAGCTAGTGCACGACCCGCAGCTTCCGCGTACCGCCGGACATCATCGAAATCAGTCAGCTTACCAACTGGAGCATAAACGACACGACAATCGAGCGCATCAGATTTGAAACAACAAACCTCGCTATCAAATACCGCATCGATATCTTTACGAGCAGCGAAACATGCTTTCAGTTCTTCCGGAACCTGCGAACCGTCGATCACGCAGACCGTATCGTAGTGGTTGTCCTTGAGGTAGCCGCGATCTAGTGACGTCACTGGCAACACCACCCTACACGGCAGGAATCTGCGAAAGTCGAGAGAAAAAGAGAGGGGAAAAAATACAGAACAACAGGTTCAGTCCACTCTGGAAAGTAGGTCAAAACAACAGAAATTAAAAATCATTGGCGTTTTGCTTCCTTCCAACCGAAATTCCATTCCGCATCCCAACGTCCGAACCCTCCGCACTTGTTATGCCGCACAAAACCAGCAACCAATATACCAAGCAGCGATGATGGTGGTCGTGGTGTTATTATTCTGTGGGCTATGTGTGGTGATGATAATTTAATTCAACAACCAGCTTGCCCGTGCAGAGGAAAATAAATCTCTTCCCAAGCACAATCCCCTTGCCACACCCGAACCCAAACGGTACTGACCACATTGCCTTACAACAAAAAGAGGCACTttatgaaataataaaatacaaaaacaacCTGCGCGAAAGAAGTTACGTACCTGCTGCAGGGATGGCGGCCCATACATACAAACCCGCGGCTAAGGAGAGCAACGGTACCCTTGGGGAAGACGAAGGGAGAACTTTTTTTCTTACGAACACATGCACATGTTAACACCGTGAGTACATCGGTGAGTAGATCAGGTTGAAAATAGGTCAGGAATACCTCGGGTAACGgtaaatttgatgatttttgttATTGCTCTTGTTGCTATACGGGTTCGATTTCCCCCGCTAGCTGGCCGGTCTTCGAAGCGAAGTGGCTACCTATACAGTACACGATGAGCCTGCATAATAGAACGAACGTACGAATGGCTACTACAGAGTGCAGTAGAAATATGTAGGTTAAAGTAGGCTCGACATTGTTTCACTTGGCAAGTAAGTATGAAGAGACACGATTCATTAAGAATTTGATGGAATACCTCCAATAATTTCTTGCACAATGGTACCGTAAACTTCATCGGTCACCTTTTCCATCACTTCTATAAATCTGTGGTGTTTTCATAGAGAAAAGACGTTCATCTTAAGGTTGTAAGTTGTGTAAACGTTACCGGTATATTCAAAGGGAAATTAGATAATGCACCTAGATGCATAACAAAGATTGATTGCATTGAATACTGATCACAGCtatttttaacccattatatcctagcgtatgaaatttcatacgcagaactatacatcgtttaacgcgtatttactgcagaattttggcatctaactgctttattattgcactaatgggatcattaCACCTCAcatttcattgtgaaacaagacaactgccatttttcataattttatttacatttttgaaccgtgtatagttgaggcaaatggcggctgaaaagtaagcaatacatttaattgaattttattgttggaattcgtgctaataatcccattatgtgacaaaacgttcctataggtgtaaaagaagtgttgtctatcagaaaatccgaagaaatgtgtcaaacaacttaaaatttgttgtttttatttaagcgtacgaaatttttggcacgagatattttcattctcaaaaccattttaagcggtgattttgtttttcccataatctttgatacatttttgggTGGAATTGCAGATATCGCTGCATTTGGcacactttttgaaacccctgggttataatgggttaaatcaTCAATATAGTTATACAATACACGACAAAGCAAAGTACGCACCTTGTGGAGAAATCATATTAGGGGAAAGAAGTACATATTTCAATTTACAGCTGCATTTTGCATTACAGCAGTTTGAAGAACAATATAAGACATGTTCGATAGCATGATAAATGATAACAAAAAATTAGCatttgtgatattttttttaatttaaattaagcCATATTTCATTCGGTCAAAATAAAGTACGCATCAAGTTAAAATGTACGAAATTTTGGCACCAATGCGCTACATCTCTCACTAACACAAAGGTAAATGACGTATTCCTTTCCTGTCTCAACATGATAAATGTATAGCGTTGCAGTGCTTTGATCATGGCATTTACACAAATTTCTTTCCAAGTCCGAAACTTAATTGCAAAAGATGCACGTGGCTTATTCAACATATTTGTTGCACGAAAGTTTGAAGTAAGTGATGGGAGCTGGACGGAAAATTGTGCGGAAATTGAGCGAGCTTGGAACCATAGTCGACAAAGCCAGTCGTGGGAACGAccaatcttgaaagtttgagaagCTAAGAAAAATCCGGCCGTGCAATCAAGAACAATTTAAAACTAAATGTCAGTACAAAGACTGTGTGTCGAAAGCTGCGAGATAATATGCTAAAAGTGGGTTTACACAACGACGACTATTAATAAGAAAGATTAACAGGTATGTTCAATTATAAATtattaagaattattttaatatttaattttcgaTTAGAATCAAGCGCCTCAAATTTATGCAATGTTAATTCCCAAAAAGGAAAgttggattaaaccaatttgcgcattaagagcacaaaacctaacttaaattaagtttgatttttgtgtgTTTCGAATtgatctcgtcagtaactagcgccAGCTGGGTGTCTAGCTAGCCTCAAATTTGGCAATGAGCATGCCGACAAGTCCTTAGAGTTTTGGAAACAGATTCTTTGGagcaacaaaaataaatttaacctCTTCGGACATAAACAACGCCAGAGGGTATGGACAAAGACGAAA is part of the Topomyia yanbarensis strain Yona2022 chromosome 1, ASM3024719v1, whole genome shotgun sequence genome and encodes:
- the LOC131677391 gene encoding putative aminopeptidase W07G4.4; its protein translation is MVERFLPCRVVLPVTSLDRGYLKDNHYDTVCVIDGSQVPEELKACFAARKDIDAVFDSEVCCFKSDALDCRVVYAPVGKLTDFDDVRRYAEAAGRALARAIKAGAKQPLLAVPTNKDFVEADLVSVLGALAELYVPLQLREDIPEKKQRFDQIGFYHPDSGKLTAIMKEAKAFEAGRFVARDIGGGDPERMAPPRVEKYLDEGVLDANLIFKTVISDEAVLLKEYPLFAAVNRAAASVPRHQGRLIFLEYKSNSPPKKTLILVGKGVTYDTGGADIKTGGCMAGMSRDKCGAAAVAGFMKIVEQMQPQGVHVIGVMCMVRNSVGEECYVSDEVITSRAGARVRVINTDAEGRMAMADALCQMKERVIAENMPDVHMFTIATLTGHAVLAVGNHSIVMDNGPARAAGHGLRLQEQGEKIGDPFEISILRKEDFDSHAGECYGEDVVQAQKMPSSKSVRGHQRPVAFIMLASGLEKHGLKSNRPIKYSHLDIAGSSGELPDPPTGAPILALARTHLLP